One segment of Mycolicibacterium sp. YH-1 DNA contains the following:
- a CDS encoding DUF6779 domain-containing protein produces the protein MTDPTRGTRSRRATRRPGWALMTTLLVLAILASSALVFTNRVELLKLAVIVALWAAVVAAFVSFIYRRQADVDSARARDLKLVYDLQLDREISARREYELSVESAVRRELASEMQSQAADEVASLRAELAALRANLEILFDTDLAHRPALETERSSVHGFADWDGADDGSDRERFAPGRVISSRIDTEDADATDPNTEESPIIDVPVEPPPAEPDWAVQPAAGAHRRPSEVDPASRWQAPAPVTPPPPPVTPVMPTPPPVPPPPPPEPTWTPEPAPAPAASGAARPWLPSQPPVSAPPTTPPASVLPPPPPPPPPPPVQQPAARSPWQEPERPGRHTSDPEPAVTSTGWRPVPAEGEFIPAGTPGSNWVAPTVDNGAELPSPPAVPLVPPAVTSPPAVTPSPAMAPPSTEPGAGGRHWTPQDPAASEPARRARHSSPGQDPGRPSPPTLATAAPPTSREPEKPRPSRHRGPEEPEEREEPSEPEGQHSGGLPASELLARLQGSSTGGGRRRRREE, from the coding sequence ATGACCGATCCGACTCGTGGGACGCGCTCTCGGCGCGCCACCCGGAGGCCGGGTTGGGCGCTTATGACGACGTTGCTGGTGCTCGCCATTCTGGCCAGTTCTGCGCTGGTGTTCACCAATCGCGTTGAGCTGCTGAAGCTTGCCGTGATCGTCGCACTGTGGGCCGCGGTGGTCGCGGCGTTCGTGTCCTTCATCTACCGCAGGCAGGCCGACGTCGACTCCGCCAGGGCCCGTGACCTCAAGCTCGTCTACGACTTGCAGCTCGACCGCGAGATCTCGGCGCGCCGCGAGTACGAACTGTCCGTCGAGTCCGCGGTGCGACGTGAGCTGGCCTCCGAGATGCAATCGCAGGCCGCCGACGAGGTGGCCAGCCTGCGCGCCGAACTCGCGGCACTGCGTGCGAACCTCGAGATCCTCTTCGACACCGATCTGGCGCACCGTCCCGCGCTGGAGACCGAGCGCAGCAGCGTGCACGGGTTCGCCGACTGGGATGGCGCCGATGACGGATCGGATCGCGAGCGCTTCGCGCCGGGCCGCGTCATAAGCAGCCGTATCGACACCGAGGATGCTGACGCGACCGACCCCAACACCGAGGAGAGCCCGATCATCGACGTCCCTGTCGAGCCACCGCCGGCGGAACCCGATTGGGCAGTGCAGCCGGCCGCTGGTGCGCATCGACGGCCGTCCGAGGTCGACCCGGCATCACGCTGGCAAGCCCCGGCACCGGTGACGCCGCCACCGCCGCCGGTGACGCCGGTAATGCCGACGCCGCCGCCGGTGCCGCCACCACCGCCACCGGAGCCGACGTGGACACCCGAGCCGGCGCCCGCCCCGGCGGCGTCCGGAGCTGCGCGTCCGTGGCTGCCCTCGCAGCCTCCGGTGTCCGCACCACCGACGACCCCGCCTGCTTCGGTGCTGCCACCGCCACCGCCACCGCCACCGCCGCCACCCGTGCAGCAGCCCGCGGCGCGTTCGCCGTGGCAGGAACCCGAGCGTCCCGGTCGACACACCTCGGATCCCGAACCCGCAGTCACATCGACCGGGTGGCGGCCCGTACCGGCCGAGGGCGAGTTCATCCCCGCAGGCACCCCGGGCAGCAACTGGGTCGCCCCGACGGTGGACAACGGGGCCGAACTCCCATCACCTCCCGCCGTACCCCTGGTGCCTCCGGCCGTGACGTCGCCTCCGGCCGTGACACCGTCTCCCGCCATGGCACCGCCTTCGACCGAGCCCGGGGCCGGCGGCAGGCACTGGACGCCTCAGGACCCGGCGGCCTCGGAGCCGGCGCGTCGGGCACGGCACTCGTCTCCCGGGCAGGATCCGGGCCGGCCGTCGCCGCCCACCCTCGCGACCGCTGCGCCGCCGACCTCCCGCGAGCCCGAGAAGCCGCGCCCGTCGCGGCACCGCGGCCCGGAAGAACCCGAGGAACGCGAGGAGCCCAGCGAACCGGAAGGGCAGCACAGCGGTGGCCTGCCGGCATCGGAGTTGCTGGCACGGCTGCAGGGAAGCTCGACGGGAGGCGGCAGGCGCCGTCGTCGCGAGGAGTGA
- a CDS encoding Rossmann-like and DUF2520 domain-containing protein — protein sequence MGTPNAFRPARLAVGIISAGRVGTALGVALERAEHVVAACSAISSASLRRAEQRLPDSPVLPVDEVARRAELLLLAVPDAELAGLVSGLAATGSVRPGTIVVHTSGANGVTLLNPLTEQGCIPLAIHPAMTFTGADEDIARLSESCFGITAADEVGYAIAQSLVLEIGGEPFRVRENARTLYHAALAHAGNHVSTVVLDAVEALRVALRGQELLGQELVGDGPGGLAERVIAPLARASLDNALRRGQSALTGPVARGDASAVRAHLLAFAEADPELGQAYRANSLRTAQRAHASEDVFAVLTADPGEKS from the coding sequence GTGGGGACCCCCAACGCATTCCGCCCGGCCCGTCTCGCGGTGGGCATCATCTCCGCAGGTCGGGTCGGTACGGCCCTCGGGGTAGCGCTCGAACGGGCCGAGCACGTCGTGGCGGCCTGCAGCGCCATCTCGAGTGCCTCGCTGCGGCGCGCCGAGCAGCGACTGCCCGATTCTCCTGTGCTACCCGTGGACGAGGTTGCGCGCCGCGCGGAGTTGTTGCTGCTGGCGGTCCCCGACGCAGAACTGGCGGGCCTGGTGTCGGGCCTGGCGGCCACCGGCTCGGTCCGACCGGGCACCATCGTCGTCCACACCTCGGGAGCCAACGGCGTCACGCTGCTGAACCCCCTCACCGAACAGGGCTGCATCCCGCTGGCGATCCACCCGGCGATGACCTTCACCGGAGCCGACGAGGACATCGCCCGGCTATCGGAGTCCTGCTTCGGGATCACCGCGGCCGACGAGGTCGGCTACGCCATCGCGCAGTCCCTGGTCCTCGAGATCGGCGGTGAGCCGTTCCGAGTGCGTGAGAACGCCCGAACGCTGTACCACGCAGCGCTTGCACATGCGGGCAATCACGTCAGCACCGTGGTGCTCGACGCCGTCGAGGCACTTCGCGTCGCGCTCCGGGGGCAGGAGTTGCTGGGGCAGGAACTCGTCGGTGACGGCCCGGGCGGGCTCGCCGAGCGGGTCATCGCCCCACTGGCTCGGGCATCGCTCGACAACGCGTTGCGCCGCGGCCAGAGTGCGCTGACGGGCCCCGTGGCCCGTGGTGACGCATCGGCGGTGCGTGCGCACCTGCTGGCCTTCGCCGAAGCCGATCCCGAACTCGGGCAGGCATACCGGGCGAACTCGCTGCGGACCGCGCAGCGGGCGCACGCCTCCGAAGACGTATTCGCCGTATTGACCGCCGATCCCGGGGAGAAGTCCTGA
- the panC gene encoding pantoate--beta-alanine ligase — MSTRKPPKFNPGELNVYSRPSEMADVSRALRATGRRIMLVPTMGALHDGHLSLVRAAKRVPGSVVVVSIFVNPLQFGAGEDLDAYPRPLDADLALLRAEGVEIAFTPTAADMYPAGQRTTVLPGPLGAELEGDSRPTHFAGMLTVVLKLLQIARPDRAFFGEKDYQQLVLVRQMADDFNLDVRIVAVPIVREPDGLAMSSRNAYLDDVQREHAGALSAALLAGMYAASRGVDAALDAARAVLDEVPAIDVEYIEIRDTWLGPPPAEGVARLLVAGRLGRTRLLDNIAIDIGASAGIDGHSRVESDGNHELPWRN; from the coding sequence CTGAGTACTCGCAAACCGCCCAAGTTCAACCCGGGCGAACTCAACGTCTACTCGCGACCGAGCGAGATGGCCGATGTCTCGCGTGCCCTGCGCGCGACCGGTCGCCGCATCATGCTGGTGCCCACGATGGGCGCGCTGCACGACGGGCACCTCTCTCTGGTGCGTGCCGCCAAGCGGGTGCCGGGCTCCGTCGTCGTGGTGTCGATCTTCGTGAACCCCTTGCAGTTCGGCGCCGGTGAGGACCTCGACGCCTATCCGCGGCCGCTGGACGCCGACCTCGCGCTGTTGCGGGCGGAGGGCGTCGAGATCGCCTTCACGCCGACGGCCGCCGACATGTATCCGGCGGGCCAACGCACCACGGTCCTGCCGGGCCCGCTGGGCGCCGAACTCGAGGGCGATTCGCGGCCAACGCATTTCGCGGGCATGCTGACCGTCGTTCTCAAGCTGCTGCAGATCGCGCGACCGGATCGGGCGTTCTTCGGTGAGAAGGACTACCAGCAGCTGGTACTGGTCCGACAGATGGCCGACGATTTCAATCTCGACGTGCGGATCGTCGCGGTGCCCATCGTGCGGGAACCCGACGGCCTCGCGATGTCCTCGCGCAACGCCTATCTCGACGACGTGCAGCGCGAACACGCGGGTGCGTTGTCCGCTGCGCTGCTGGCAGGTATGTACGCCGCGTCGCGCGGTGTGGACGCCGCACTGGATGCGGCGCGGGCCGTCCTCGACGAGGTACCGGCCATCGACGTCGAGTACATCGAGATCCGCGACACCTGGCTGGGGCCACCACCCGCCGAGGGGGTTGCCCGACTGCTGGTGGCGGGCAGGCTCGGGCGAACGCGGCTGCTGGACAACATCGCGATCGACATCGGCGCATCCGCCGGCATCGACGGGCACTCCCGGGTCGAGTCGGATGGGAACCACGAATTACCCTGGAGGAATTGA
- the panD gene encoding aspartate 1-decarboxylase codes for MFRTMLKSKIHRATVTQADLHYVGSVTIDEDLMDAADLLEGEQVTIVDIDNGNRLVTYAITGERGSGVIGINGAAAHLIHPGDLVILIAYATLADAEARSYEPRIVFVDGQNRQLDLGVDPAHVPANAAGLMSPR; via the coding sequence ATGTTCCGCACAATGCTGAAGTCGAAGATTCACCGGGCCACGGTGACGCAGGCGGACCTGCACTACGTCGGATCGGTGACCATCGACGAGGATCTGATGGACGCGGCCGACCTGCTCGAGGGCGAGCAGGTGACCATCGTCGACATCGACAATGGCAACCGCTTGGTGACCTATGCCATCACCGGTGAACGCGGCAGCGGCGTCATCGGGATCAACGGTGCGGCGGCCCACTTGATTCACCCGGGCGATCTGGTGATCCTGATCGCCTACGCCACGCTGGCGGATGCCGAGGCCCGGTCGTATGAGCCCCGGATCGTCTTCGTCGACGGACAGAACCGCCAGCTCGACCTCGGTGTCGATCCCGCCCACGTGCCGGCCAACGCCGCCGGCCTGATGTCCCCGCGGTAG
- a CDS encoding type III pantothenate kinase yields MLLAIDVRNTHTVVGLISGSGDHAKVVHNWRIRTESEVTADELALTIDGLIGDDAERLTGATGLSTVPSVLHEIRVMLEQYWPSVPHVLIEPGVRTGIPLLVDNPKDIGADRIVNCLAAYHRFRGAAIVVDFGSSICVDVVSAKGEFLGGAIAPGVQVSSDAAAARSAALRRVELTRPRSVVGKNTVESMQSGAVFGFAGLVDGLVNRIRDDIDGFGGDDVAVVATGHTAPLVLPDLRTVEHYDKHLTLDGLRMVFERNRDNQRAKR; encoded by the coding sequence GTGCTACTCGCGATCGACGTCCGCAACACCCACACCGTCGTCGGGCTGATATCGGGCTCGGGTGACCACGCGAAGGTGGTGCACAACTGGCGAATTCGCACCGAATCCGAGGTCACCGCCGATGAGCTGGCACTCACCATCGACGGGCTGATCGGCGACGACGCCGAACGCCTCACCGGCGCCACCGGGCTGTCCACGGTGCCGTCGGTGCTGCACGAGATCAGGGTGATGCTCGAGCAGTACTGGCCCTCTGTTCCGCACGTGCTCATCGAACCCGGTGTGCGGACTGGTATTCCGCTGCTCGTCGACAACCCGAAGGATATTGGGGCCGACCGCATCGTCAACTGCCTTGCCGCCTATCACCGGTTCCGGGGTGCCGCGATCGTCGTCGACTTCGGCTCGTCGATATGCGTTGACGTCGTGTCGGCCAAGGGGGAGTTCCTGGGTGGTGCCATCGCCCCCGGCGTGCAGGTGTCCTCGGATGCCGCCGCGGCGCGCTCGGCCGCGCTGCGCCGTGTCGAGCTGACTAGGCCGCGTTCGGTCGTCGGAAAGAACACCGTGGAGTCGATGCAGTCCGGTGCGGTGTTCGGCTTCGCCGGTCTGGTCGACGGGTTGGTGAACCGGATCCGCGACGATATCGACGGATTCGGCGGCGACGACGTCGCGGTCGTGGCGACCGGACACACCGCGCCGCTGGTGCTGCCCGATCTGCGCACCGTCGAGCACTACGACAAGCACCTGACATTGGACGGGCTGCGCATGGTGTTCGAGCGCAATAGAGACAACCAGCGGGCCAAGCGCTAA
- the lysS gene encoding lysine--tRNA ligase: MSTADDLESDVPEQFRIRQAKRERLLAEGRDPYPVEVPRTHTLAEVRDSYPDLEPAAETGEYVGVAGRVVFARNSGKLCFATLQEGDGTQLQVMLSLDKVGQESLDAWKGDVDLADIVFVHGEVISSRRGELSVLADSWQIISKALRPLPVAHKEMSEESRVRQRYVDLIVRPEARSIARQRIAVVRAVRSALERRGFLEVETPILQTLAGGAAARPFVTHSNALDTDLFLRIAPELFLKRCLVGGFERVFELNRVFRNEGADSTHSPEFAMLETYQAYGTYDDSAIVTRELIQEVADEAIGTRNVPLPDGSTYDLDGEWDMVEMYPSLSSALGEEITPDTGVDRLWAIADGLGVEIPRDRGFGHGKLVEELWEHQVGDKLWAPTFVRDFPVETSPLTREHRTIPGVTEKWDLYIRKFELATGYSELIDPVIQRERFAAQARAAAAGDDEAMLLDEDFLTALEYAMPPTTGTGMGIDRLLMALTGLSIRETVLFPIVRRHGN; encoded by the coding sequence GTGAGCACTGCAGATGATCTCGAGTCCGACGTCCCCGAGCAGTTTCGGATCCGTCAGGCCAAACGGGAGCGACTGCTCGCCGAGGGCCGCGATCCGTACCCGGTGGAGGTGCCGCGCACTCACACCCTCGCCGAGGTTCGGGATTCCTACCCCGACCTCGAGCCCGCCGCCGAGACGGGCGAGTACGTGGGTGTCGCCGGGCGCGTGGTGTTCGCCCGCAATTCGGGGAAGTTGTGCTTCGCGACGCTGCAGGAGGGCGACGGTACCCAACTCCAGGTGATGCTGAGCCTCGACAAGGTCGGCCAGGAGTCCCTCGATGCGTGGAAGGGCGATGTCGATCTTGCCGACATCGTCTTCGTCCACGGCGAGGTGATCAGCTCCCGTCGCGGTGAACTGTCTGTGCTTGCGGATTCGTGGCAAATAATCTCCAAGGCTCTGCGGCCACTCCCCGTCGCGCACAAGGAGATGAGTGAGGAGTCGCGGGTCCGTCAGCGTTACGTCGATCTGATCGTCCGCCCGGAGGCGCGCAGCATTGCTCGCCAGCGCATCGCGGTTGTCCGTGCCGTTCGTTCCGCACTGGAGCGCCGAGGATTTCTCGAAGTCGAGACGCCGATACTGCAGACGCTCGCCGGCGGTGCCGCGGCGCGGCCATTCGTCACCCACTCGAATGCCCTCGACACCGACCTGTTCCTCCGGATCGCACCTGAGTTGTTCCTCAAGCGATGCTTGGTCGGAGGATTCGAGAGAGTCTTCGAGTTGAATCGGGTTTTCCGTAACGAAGGCGCGGATTCCACGCATTCGCCGGAATTCGCGATGCTGGAGACTTATCAGGCGTACGGCACCTACGACGATTCTGCGATCGTGACGCGGGAACTTATTCAGGAGGTCGCCGACGAGGCGATTGGCACCAGAAACGTCCCGCTGCCCGACGGATCCACCTACGATCTCGACGGCGAATGGGACATGGTGGAAATGTACCCGTCCCTGTCATCGGCGCTGGGTGAGGAGATCACCCCGGACACCGGTGTCGATCGGTTGTGGGCGATCGCGGATGGCCTGGGCGTGGAGATTCCCCGAGACCGGGGTTTCGGCCACGGCAAGCTGGTCGAGGAGCTCTGGGAGCATCAGGTCGGCGACAAGCTGTGGGCCCCAACTTTCGTGCGGGACTTCCCTGTCGAGACGTCGCCTCTCACACGTGAACACCGCACTATTCCCGGTGTCACCGAGAAGTGGGATCTCTACATCCGCAAGTTCGAGCTGGCGACGGGATACTCCGAACTCATCGATCCGGTGATCCAACGCGAGCGATTCGCGGCTCAGGCCCGTGCCGCCGCGGCGGGTGACGACGAGGCAATGCTTCTCGACGAGGATTTCCTCACCGCATTGGAGTACGCCATGCCACCCACTACGGGAACCGGAATGGGCATCGATCGATTGTTGATGGCATTGACGGGCTTGTCGATTAGGGAGACGGTTTTGTTCCCGATTGTCCGTCGTCACGGGAACTGA
- the lsr2 gene encoding histone-like nucleoid-structuring protein Lsr2: protein MAKKVTVTLVDDFDGEGAADETVEFAIDGVSYEIDLSSKNAAKLRNDMKQWLEAGRRVGGRRRGRAVGTGRGRASIDREQSAAIREWARRNGHNVSTRGRIPADVIDAFHAAT, encoded by the coding sequence ATGGCGAAGAAGGTAACCGTCACGTTGGTCGACGATTTCGACGGCGAAGGTGCTGCAGACGAAACCGTCGAATTTGCGATCGATGGCGTGAGTTATGAGATCGACCTTTCGTCCAAGAATGCCGCGAAGCTGCGCAACGATATGAAGCAATGGCTCGAGGCGGGGCGTCGTGTCGGCGGCCGTCGACGTGGCCGAGCTGTGGGCACTGGCCGTGGCCGGGCCTCGATCGACCGGGAGCAGAGCGCTGCCATCCGGGAGTGGGCACGCCGCAATGGACACAACGTGTCGACGCGCGGCCGTATCCCGGCAGACGTCATCGACGCGTTCCACGCGGCAACGTAG
- the clpC1 gene encoding ATP-dependent protease ATP-binding subunit ClpC, whose amino-acid sequence MFERFTDRARRVVVLAQEEARMLNHNYIGTEHILLGLIHEGEGVAAKSLESLGISLEGVRSQVEEIIGQGQQAPSGHIPFTPRAKKVLELSLREALQLGHNYIGTEHILLGLIREGEGVAAQVLVKLGAELTRVRQQVIQLLSGYQGKETAEAGTGGRGGEAGNPSTSLVLDQFGRNLTAAAMEGKLDPVIGREKEIERVMQVLSRRTKNNPVLIGEPGVGKTAVVEGLAQAIVHGEVPETLKDKQLYTLDLGSLVAGSRYRGDFEERLKKVLKEINTRGDIILFIDELHTLVGAGAAEGAIDAASILKPKLARGELQTIGATTLDEYRKYIEKDAALERRFQPVQVGEPTVEHTIEILKGLRDRYEAHHRVSITDGAIVAAATLADRYINDRFLPDKAIDLIDEAGARMRIRRMTAPPDLREFDEKIADARREKESAIDAQDFEKAANLRDKEKQLVAQRAEREKQWRSGDLDVVAEVDDEQIAEVLGNWTGIPVFKLTEAETTRLLRMEDELHKRIIGQEDAVKAVSKAIRRTRAGLKDPKRPSGSFIFAGPSGVGKTELSKALAEFLFGDDDALIQIDMGEFHDRFTASRLFGAPPGYVGYEEGGQLTEKVRRKPFSVVLFDEIEKAHQEIYNSLLQVLEDGRLTDGQGRTVDFKNTVLIFTSNLGTSDISKAVGLGFTQGGGENNYERMKQKVNDELKKHFRPEFLNRIDDIIVFHQLTKEEIIQMVDLMIGRVEKQLKAKDMAMELTDKAKSLLAKRGFDPVLGARPLRRTIQREIEDALSEKILFEEIGPGQIVSVDVEGWDGESANIENAVFTFAGARKPVVEPDLAGAGTGGAAAGAATAAE is encoded by the coding sequence ATGTTCGAACGCTTCACTGACCGCGCACGGCGCGTCGTCGTCCTGGCCCAAGAAGAGGCCCGGATGCTCAATCACAACTACATCGGCACCGAGCACATCCTCTTGGGACTCATTCACGAGGGCGAGGGCGTGGCGGCCAAGTCGCTGGAATCTCTCGGCATCTCGTTGGAGGGCGTGCGTAGCCAGGTCGAGGAGATCATCGGCCAGGGCCAGCAGGCGCCGTCCGGACACATTCCCTTCACGCCGCGGGCCAAGAAGGTCCTCGAGCTGTCCCTGCGCGAGGCGCTGCAGCTCGGCCACAACTACATCGGCACCGAGCACATTCTGCTCGGGCTGATTCGCGAGGGCGAGGGTGTCGCAGCCCAGGTGCTGGTCAAGCTCGGCGCCGAACTCACTCGGGTGCGCCAGCAGGTCATCCAGCTGCTGAGCGGTTACCAGGGCAAGGAGACCGCCGAGGCCGGTACCGGCGGCCGTGGCGGCGAGGCGGGCAACCCGTCGACGTCGCTGGTCCTGGACCAGTTCGGCCGTAACCTCACCGCCGCTGCCATGGAGGGCAAGCTCGATCCGGTCATCGGCCGTGAGAAGGAAATCGAGCGGGTCATGCAGGTGCTGAGCCGCCGCACCAAGAACAACCCGGTGCTGATCGGTGAGCCCGGCGTCGGCAAGACCGCCGTCGTCGAGGGTCTCGCGCAGGCCATCGTGCACGGTGAGGTCCCCGAGACGCTCAAGGACAAGCAGCTGTACACCCTCGACCTGGGTTCCCTGGTCGCGGGTAGCCGCTACCGCGGTGACTTCGAGGAACGCCTCAAGAAGGTGCTCAAGGAGATCAACACCCGCGGCGACATCATCCTGTTCATCGATGAGCTGCACACGCTCGTCGGTGCGGGTGCTGCCGAGGGCGCGATCGACGCGGCAAGCATCCTCAAGCCGAAGCTGGCTCGCGGTGAGCTGCAGACCATCGGTGCCACCACGCTCGACGAGTACCGCAAGTACATCGAGAAGGACGCCGCCCTGGAGCGCCGGTTCCAGCCGGTCCAGGTGGGCGAGCCGACCGTCGAGCACACCATCGAGATCCTCAAGGGTCTGCGGGACCGGTATGAGGCACACCACCGTGTCTCGATCACCGACGGCGCGATTGTCGCCGCGGCGACACTGGCCGACCGGTACATCAACGACCGGTTCCTGCCGGACAAGGCCATCGACCTGATCGACGAGGCCGGCGCCCGGATGCGAATCCGCCGGATGACCGCTCCGCCAGACCTGCGCGAGTTCGACGAGAAGATCGCCGACGCGCGCCGCGAGAAGGAGTCCGCGATCGACGCGCAGGACTTCGAGAAGGCCGCCAATCTGCGCGACAAGGAGAAGCAGCTCGTCGCGCAGCGCGCCGAGCGGGAGAAGCAGTGGCGCTCCGGTGATCTTGACGTGGTCGCCGAGGTCGACGACGAGCAGATCGCCGAGGTCCTCGGCAATTGGACCGGTATCCCGGTGTTCAAGCTGACGGAGGCCGAGACCACGCGCCTGCTGCGCATGGAGGACGAGCTGCACAAGCGGATCATCGGCCAGGAGGATGCCGTCAAGGCCGTCTCCAAGGCGATCCGTCGTACCCGTGCGGGGCTCAAGGATCCGAAGCGCCCGTCGGGCTCGTTCATCTTCGCCGGCCCGTCCGGTGTCGGTAAGACCGAGCTGTCCAAGGCGCTCGCCGAGTTCCTGTTCGGCGACGACGACGCGCTCATTCAGATCGACATGGGCGAGTTCCACGACCGCTTCACCGCGTCGCGGCTGTTCGGTGCCCCTCCCGGGTACGTCGGCTACGAGGAGGGCGGCCAGCTCACCGAGAAGGTGCGTCGCAAGCCGTTCAGCGTCGTGCTGTTCGACGAGATCGAGAAGGCCCACCAGGAGATCTACAACAGCCTGTTGCAGGTCCTCGAGGACGGCCGCCTCACCGACGGCCAGGGGCGCACGGTCGACTTCAAGAACACCGTGCTGATCTTCACGTCCAACCTCGGCACGTCCGATATCAGCAAGGCGGTTGGGCTCGGCTTCACCCAGGGTGGTGGCGAGAACAACTACGAGCGGATGAAGCAGAAGGTCAACGACGAGCTGAAGAAACACTTCCGCCCGGAGTTCCTCAACCGCATCGACGACATCATCGTCTTCCACCAGCTGACCAAGGAGGAGATCATCCAGATGGTCGACCTCATGATCGGCCGTGTGGAGAAGCAGCTGAAGGCCAAGGACATGGCCATGGAGCTGACGGACAAGGCGAAGTCGCTGCTGGCCAAGCGTGGCTTCGACCCGGTGCTGGGGGCCCGGCCGCTGCGCCGGACCATCCAGCGCGAGATCGAGGACGCCCTGTCGGAGAAGATCCTCTTCGAGGAGATCGGCCCCGGTCAGATCGTCTCGGTCGACGTCGAGGGCTGGGACGGCGAGAGCGCCAACATCGAGAACGCGGTGTTCACGTTCGCCGGTGCGCGCAAGCCGGTCGTCGAACCCGATCTGGCTGGCGCCGGAACGGGCGGCGCCGCGGCCGGAGCGGCGACAGCTGCCGAATAG
- a CDS encoding CbtB-domain containing protein: MTPSKARVAKAPAIDLSAASAAVWLSATAFLALLVLYFVGMDQGATSVFGADNTTIHEFIHDARHLLGFPCH, from the coding sequence ATGACTCCCTCCAAGGCCCGCGTGGCCAAGGCTCCCGCCATCGACCTCTCCGCCGCGAGCGCGGCGGTGTGGCTGTCGGCCACCGCATTCCTTGCGCTTCTGGTGCTCTACTTCGTCGGCATGGATCAGGGCGCGACGTCGGTGTTCGGTGCCGACAACACCACGATTCACGAGTTCATTCACGACGCCCGCCATCTCCTCGGCTTCCCCTGCCACTGA
- a CDS encoding CbtA family protein, which yields MEKQIIGRGLLAGALAGVLAFVFARIFLEPVIELAIGYEDGIGAAHEALETAAGAAGHSHGEEGEGFTRAIQMNIGMGLGVLLFSIAIGALFAVVFAVAYGRVGNVSAKLLSLYVAGGMLVSAFIVPALKYPPSPPALSLDETIRQRTLLYLLMVVLSVALFVAAVYLRGRLVEKLGAWNSTLAACAGYIVAIGVVMLVLPTIDETPAPLKNDAGTIVYEGFPADLLYDFRLYALGTQVVIYATIGLVFGVLASRLLEGKRQENIAA from the coding sequence ATGGAGAAGCAGATCATCGGGCGCGGCCTTCTGGCCGGCGCCCTAGCTGGAGTGCTCGCGTTCGTCTTCGCTCGGATCTTCCTTGAGCCGGTTATCGAACTGGCAATCGGCTACGAGGACGGTATCGGGGCGGCCCACGAGGCCCTGGAGACCGCGGCAGGTGCCGCCGGGCACAGTCACGGTGAGGAGGGCGAGGGATTCACCCGCGCCATCCAGATGAACATCGGGATGGGTCTTGGCGTGCTGCTGTTCAGCATCGCGATCGGAGCGCTGTTCGCCGTGGTCTTCGCGGTGGCCTACGGCAGGGTCGGCAACGTGTCGGCCAAGCTGTTGTCGCTGTATGTTGCGGGCGGCATGTTGGTGAGCGCGTTCATCGTCCCGGCGCTGAAGTACCCGCCGAGCCCGCCCGCACTCAGCCTCGACGAGACCATCCGCCAGCGGACGCTGCTGTACCTGCTGATGGTGGTGCTGTCGGTGGCGTTGTTCGTCGCAGCGGTCTATCTGCGCGGGCGGCTCGTCGAGAAGCTCGGGGCGTGGAACTCCACGCTGGCCGCCTGCGCCGGTTACATCGTGGCGATCGGCGTGGTGATGCTGGTGCTGCCGACCATCGATGAGACACCGGCACCGCTGAAGAACGACGCGGGCACGATCGTCTACGAGGGTTTCCCCGCCGACCTGCTGTATGACTTCAGGCTCTACGCGCTGGGCACCCAGGTTGTGATCTACGCGACGATCGGATTGGTGTTCGGAGTGCTCGCCTCCCGTCTGCTCGAGGGCAAGCGCCAGGAGAACATCGCCGCGTGA
- a CDS encoding histidine phosphatase family protein yields MSEIVRLTLVSHAMTDAMSAGRFPTDEPLNALGHRQVDATMDLGPVDAVWCGPEKRTRQTAELLGLRAETDTRLADLDHGAWRGSLLSKVPPGDLTVWLTDPTQAPHGGESVVALIVRIGEWLESVGTRPGRLVAVTHPAVIRAAILATLDSPPKSFWRIDIAPASRTVMHRRGHAWTLRSTG; encoded by the coding sequence GTGAGTGAGATCGTCCGGCTGACGCTGGTGTCGCATGCAATGACCGACGCCATGTCAGCCGGACGGTTTCCCACCGACGAACCACTCAATGCGCTTGGCCACCGCCAGGTCGACGCCACAATGGATCTGGGCCCGGTCGATGCGGTGTGGTGCGGCCCGGAGAAGCGGACTCGGCAGACCGCCGAACTTCTGGGCCTGCGCGCCGAGACCGATACGCGGCTGGCCGATCTGGATCACGGGGCGTGGCGGGGCAGCCTGCTCTCAAAGGTCCCGCCCGGCGACCTGACGGTGTGGCTGACCGATCCCACACAGGCGCCGCACGGCGGTGAGTCAGTTGTGGCCCTGATCGTGCGGATTGGGGAGTGGCTGGAATCCGTTGGCACCCGGCCGGGCCGGCTGGTGGCCGTGACACATCCGGCGGTCATCCGCGCCGCTATCCTGGCGACCCTCGATTCACCACCGAAGTCGTTCTGGCGCATCGACATTGCTCCGGCGAGCCGAACCGTCATGCATCGGCGCGGGCACGCCTGGACGCTGCGTTCGACAGGCTAG